AACTTTTTACAGTCAAAGTGTTGTAGGGTTAAGAGAGACATTGGTTTGGTCCAGCGTCCTGATGCTACACTACTTCTATGTTTAATCTAAATTGTTAAAATTTGAAACTTCATTAAATATTATAATCTTTTAACttgttattctctttttttagctcaatcttctacaaaataaaagactgggGCACAACAGTGACGAACGAGTctatataatttttaaaagaatctgcaaaactaaatttttggattttcttttccaCGCCTGCATTCCGAATATGTTCATATCATAGTTCATACCATTGTTTGCAGAAGATTCAAATAAAATGCTATCTTTTCCTCCAAAGAAACATGATCACTGACGTGCCCCGTGGGTGGATTTGTCCAGGGTGCCACTCAAGCTAGATCCCCCAATGATCACACAAGCAGTGTTTTCTCAACCTGAAGTCGAGCTGCTGATTAGTCAAGCTTGACAATTAAGTTGATTTTAATACACATTTAAACTTTTGCACTAagaatttttgtgtgtgtggcaaTTTGCAGATTTTGGGCCTTTGTTCAGAACAACAGATcctgagaaaatgaaaatagaacTTTCAAAACTTACAGCAAAAGATGGGGGAGATGAACCAGAAATGTGCCTGTCTGGAATTCAGGTACAAGACTGAACCATCGAAATCTTCAGTGtgacttaaaaaatgtatcatgttacatgtaaaaatgtttgtttcattttaccttgTCAAAATTACCTTTTCATGCTGTTTTTAAGTTGGCCCTTACGggagcatcatcatcatctgaaaTCTATGTCTTCACTGATGCAACAGCCAAAGACATCGCCCTCAAGGACACCATTGATGCCCTCTTAATCAGCACCAAGTCAACGGTAAGCACtggcaaagacagaaaaaatgacaaatgtttccAAGTCCAAAGTTAATACAATGAAAACTttgaactattatttttttcatcagctATCGTTCTTTAAGACCGGCGCCACTGGGAGGCGCCGTCGCTCTCTCAGAGCTGCTAGCTTTGATGATTACAAAGATTTAGCTTTGGCATCTGGAGGTCAGGCCATCCGGGTTTCAAAGTCAGAGCTGCCTCAGGCGACAGACATTATCCGAGACACCTCAACTTCTGCTCTGGTAAGAATATTGCAAGCACAAGCGGTAAACGGGCTGGACTTGTTAGAAAGAGTGAGAGATAAGCTACTCcttttattgctttgttttatcTTCAGGTAACAGTTCTGCAGAGAGCAAGAAATGATGGAACTGAGGAGACCTTTTCTTTCATGTTAGATGAATCACTGAAAAATATCACTCTTTACATCACAGGAAGATCGATTTCTTTCACACTCACCAACCCTACTGGTAACTTAGAACCTTCTTTCAATACGtattatttgaaaaagaatgaaaattgTTTCTACGGTATTTGTACCCTAAATTATTACATCAATTAAAAATTACAGGTGTGAGCCAGACTCACAATGAGGCCAATGGTAAACTTGCTACGTTTCGGACTGTGGGAAACCTGTGGAGAATCCGTCTTAGTGacgacagacagacaggaacTTGGCAGATTAGCATCAAATCCAATGGGCCATACACATTAACCATCAGAGGTGAGAtgttttatctatctatctatacttTTGGTCTGACTTTCACAGTAAGGCTTACTCATGAATGAATTAAAGAATGGCTCTCTTTTTTTACACTTGTTTTTGATAGGTTACTCTCTTTCTTGTTAGTCATTGAAAGGCATTTTAGCTTAGCTGGTTCTGGTAGCGAACCCTTAACAGCTATTGAATAGATGGAAGATCACCTCAGGTGGGTAACTGGCAAACAAAAGCAGTGTTGCCTTTGGTCAAAGCCCATTGTTCACCATCAACCTGTTTGAGTCTAAGACATTACCAGTTTCATAGTCTGGAACATGGCATTAGGGTCAACAAGCGAGTGACTTTAAATCACACCTGAGACTGCTGGCCAAGGATAAAAATTCAATACAATAGGTAAttgcaaaactaaactaaacagactaagctggACTGGGCATCCCTTCTCGTAGACCGTCATTCTTAggaaaaacacctaaaaaaataaaatgagggaTTCCtgcggaaaaaaagaaaaaacttcaggggtgtccacataaaggagggatcctctcccaggatggacaggcgatggACCAGGACTGTTAAAGAacaattagcttatctaactcaaCAACTACATGTCGGAATAgtgtagcagatgggcttcatccagatggaactggtggatggctgggggcgcgagacgagccagaggcgaggtccactAGCAAGTACAGAAGCAGGGGTTGTTCAGGAGTTGAATATTAATTCTTATATAAACTTAGTACCGTCCTGAATGCGTAATAACAGTGTGATGGTTGACCCAAAGTGCAAAAGTTTAGGGAGTGAAACATGAATGTAACTCTctcatgacaaaacaggaaacaatgGAGAGTTAAAAGGTAATAAAAGACAGATAAACAGTCAGACTCCTAAATATACAGAGAATTACAGAACATAATCATTGACCAAGAGActtgtccagtctgaatacaccctctGTAGAATATTTGTTGAGATAAGTCTTGCTGTTATGTCAGTTTTGTCATAAGTCATTAGaactttatatatattttatctcTGGTGACAGTGCTGTCAAAAGGGTTTTggattcatgttttaaataaatgctgttCTTGTGTTTCCAGGTCAGAGCACAGTTACCTTCATCTATGACTTTGTGGAAAGCTTCTCAGGACCTCATCTGGGGTATGCACCCCTCAGTGGGCGTCCACAAGCAGGTGCAGCGATCTTACTTACTGCAGTTCACCGTTCAcgttaatttatttaattttgtgaaACACTTGTTGTAAATGATAATATgtgaaagaataaaacaaagaaggTTCTGATGTTTATTATGAggaacatatttaaaaagacaaaaaaataaggaaaagttcaatcctttttgttttacatacttTCTTTAATAGTTCTCATATTTGTCTCATGGTCCTAAGATCAATTTTCCGTCACAGTGTCAGAGTAAATCTCGTGGTTTACTTTATTCCATGTCTGTCTCTGTTTGAAAACGTCTCTTTGTCTTGTTACAAAAACAGGTCAACCGGCCACGCTGATGCTCTTAGTGACTGGGAGAAATGGTCCATCCTCAGTGACCGTTAAAAACATTGACCTTGTTATGGCGTCCAGTCCAGAGACCATTACCAGCTGTAAAATACACAACATGGGCAATGGCGACATCCTGGCAACTGTTGATGCTGTTCCTAAGGAGAATTTTGTGATTTCTGTCAAAGGAACAGACAAAGTTTCAAACAGCGACTTTCAAAGACAGTCCACCACTCGAATGTCCGTCTCCAGTGTTCACATCAAGGTCAATATCTCctttttgctcttttgtttataaaagtTATCAACTATGAATGCAATAacccccctcccaaaaaaaaaagaatccaccaATGGAAACAACTAGGATAGCATTTATGAAGCTTTATTCTATAACAAACCATGATTGAATGTTGACTATAAGGTTAAAATCAATCTATTCTCTACTTTCTGTTGCATCATTTCTTCAGGCTGTGGTGGACAAAAGTGTGGAGCCAGGAAAAATCGTAATCCTCCCCTTCAGTGTCGTAACACAGGGGGATGGTGGTTTGTATACCATAAATGCCAGAAATGACCGAGACTTTCCCATGAACTTCCCAAGCAGGTAAACTGAAGCTGGATGGACTGGTTCTGTTCTAAAAGACTTGTGACATTTTGGGATAAAGCCAAACTATTTTTCTGAGACAAGTGAACATTTTAGCTCAGTCCAAGAGTTGATGACAAGTAAGAACTGGGTTACCACCTAATAAAATTGATGATCTTAAATGTACCTAAAAGAAAGTGTCTAAGATTTGATTGACGCCTAACATACTGTATAAAAAATTACTAGCATACGTATGAGGAAAAGTTGAAAATGAGTCATAATGTACTGAAGAATTACTTTAAAACCAAGACTAAGCTACTaagaagaataaagaaatattgtgATGTCTTgtaatttatttaacatttgtaATACCTGAATGCGCATTTCTGACTCTTCTGCCCTCACAGCCTCACACTAACATCTGGACTGTACTCTAACGCTACACTGACTGTGACACCGCCTGCCAACACGCAGTCAGGAACAGATGCCACTTTGACTATTGAGGCTAAATCCCCTGATGGTGCTGACTCCAATTTCATCATCCTGAGATTGTCTGTTGTCACCAAGGTAACTGAAAATATCCCTACATAGTCTTAAAACTGATTTATTAAAaggtaaatacaaaaaaaaaaactctcactgACACAAGATCTAAAGATTATAGAAACCATTCCCAAGTATGATAGGTCTGAATGGAGATGTTTTAGGGATATATTATCTTAAATGTAATAATGTTTATATTAGAATTCATTTTTGTAATAGAGTTAAAAACTAGACCTCTTAAAATTGTCAGGCTCAGGCTCTGGACCAGAGTCAGGCTCAGGCTTTAAGAAGTTGGAGGTTCATTAAGAAGTCCGAGGGTGTAGGATTAGAAAAACAGGTTACTAGTTGATGGAGGTTTATCATTATTATGGTCAAACGTACTGTAGAAGATCGGGGCCtgttcacagacacacacatccacacacttcAATATTACAAACATATAGATTGGCTCCGAAAAAACCTTCACACATAAACATGTCAACAAATACCCAATACAAATACAGATCACACTTACGCATACAAACACATATCAACCATATATCGTTCCATCATCCTCACTATTTTTGCAAatgtgagctgacacctgtgctcaggtgagtggtTGTGTGGTGCAtgacaaaagtaaaaagacGCGGAGTTCCCGGTCACTGCCACACCAAGCTCCCCACCAAAGCAGCAgtggcccagccaggagacccGTGGAGAGAGGACCGAAAGACCCAGGAAGCCAGGGGACAAGGCCACCGCCGCCTAGACTGACAATTATTTGTCATAAAGATGGTGGAAGCTGAACAGGTGTCAGAGAAGGCGGTTCAGCGACAGAGGAAGAACAGAATGTGTCAATGTCAATGTTGgttcatattattttttaatgtcatgtaaGCCGTTTCTACAGTTTAAATCAGACCCTACCACCAGCCTGTTATGTCTGTTACATGGCATTAATGAagaaaagctccctgctctttgTAAAACAAGCTCCATCACTTTAATCCCCACAGTAAAACTGCAGTTGAAATAGAttgcaaagctgttttttctacCCTCCCTAATACAAACAAATCCTCAatcttgtcttttctttgtccAGATTACAGATTTGTTTTCCTCCACAGTGTGGAGACGTCACGGTTGTGGAACATCAGCATTATGACATTAAAAAGCATAACAACTGGTTACAAGTTGCTTTAAAAGTTGCTTTCTATTCACTGTATAggcaaatcttttaaaaatattctttttttttttccagattacaGATTTTTTCCCTCCACAGTGTGGAGACGTCACGGTTGTGGCTGATGATTGCCCGCGGGATGCGTCGATGTGTGGGTCTTTCCGCTGGGAGCTGTCAGCTAACATCACTGATGACAATGGCACAGGAATCAAAAGCATTTCCCTGCGTCAGGGTAATGGAAACCTCTCACACACCCTGCTGACTGACCCCGTTGTCCAAGTAGTCTACAGCGCCTCCTGCTGCTCGCAGACTGTAGAGATTGTGGCTGTAGATAAAGTTGGAAATGCAGGCAGGTGCTACCATTCCATAGCTCGCTCAGGTAGCCCTCCTGCTCTACATCTGTCACTGCTGCTGTGGCTTTGCCTGCTGGTCTCAGTCTTCTCTGTGAAACCTTGACAAGTTTGGTTTAACTGAGACAGTCTTTGAAAAGCTGCAGCTAAGCTTccaatatttttttgtcatatgA
The sequence above is a segment of the Oryzias latipes chromosome 1, ASM223467v1 genome. Coding sequences within it:
- the LOC101165952 gene encoding von Willebrand factor A domain-containing protein 7; the encoded protein is MFSLLGVFLLALNLPSSTKAFSNYGSSATHKSITRDVIMQKVAEVCREELDGLEFNPRDSSPEELVQACLGPKAKGEVSSVMFHKALREIYYPNGLVDRDFANSAPHHFHSEAFYEGRGIITEGVGTIKANLEEGNLKAARETLGRILHTLQDFYSHSNWVELGNTEPYINLIRPYLPLEDLADVNTPTCLDCASGTCSNAILPNILKEKKLTSGYLGLYSSAKPEGKCSHGGEADQTSKTIPRGGISKDEPRTDNKALFDAAVKAATEATSQLLDDIILSAGNEDFLRMMGVARASILSFVIDTTGSMSEEIEEARSVAFEIINSKEGMQDEPSEYILVPFNDPDFGPLFRTTDPEKMKIELSKLTAKDGGDEPEMCLSGIQLALTGASSSSEIYVFTDATAKDIALKDTIDALLISTKSTLSFFKTGATGRRRRSLRAASFDDYKDLALASGGQAIRVSKSELPQATDIIRDTSTSALVTVLQRARNDGTEETFSFMLDESLKNITLYITGRSISFTLTNPTGVSQTHNEANGKLATFRTVGNLWRIRLSDDRQTGTWQISIKSNGPYTLTIRGQSTVTFIYDFVESFSGPHLGYAPLSGRPQAGQPATLMLLVTGRNGPSSVTVKNIDLVMASSPETITSCKIHNMGNGDILATVDAVPKENFVISVKGTDKVSNSDFQRQSTTRMSVSSVHIKAVVDKSVEPGKIVILPFSVVTQGDGGLYTINARNDRDFPMNFPSSLTLTSGLYSNATLTVTPPANTQSGTDATLTIEAKSPDGADSNFIILRLSVVTKITDFFPPQCGDVTVVADDCPRDASMCGSFRWELSANITDDNGTGIKSISLRQGNGNLSHTLLTDPVVQVVYSASCCSQTVEIVAVDKVGNAGRCYHSIARSGSPPALHLSLLLWLCLLVSVFSVKP